Genomic segment of Archangium lipolyticum:
CGCTCACGGTGGCCATGGGTTTATGGGTACAGGGGACTCGGTTCAACCGCCTACCGGGTAGGGCGTTCGTACGCTTACCCCAGGGGCGAGTACAGCGCCACGGCGGAAATTCACAGAGGGCAGCCCGAGTGCGAACCGCGAGACGGGTAGACGGGCGCGAAGAGTTGAGTTACGGTCTTTTCGCGTTAATCACGGTTATCCCCAGATCCTGAGAAAATGGGCGTCTTGGGGCTGACCGTTGCTCGATTGCACCTCCAACATCGACCCCCAACAAGAACGACCATGAGCAAGCTCAAGACGTGTGGCCTCGCAGTGTTTGCAATCGCTTTCAGCGCGTGCGGTCCCGGCCAGGATGGCGCGGAGCAGACCGGGAGCGGAGCCGAGATCGCGCAGCTCGAGGCGAAGGTGACGAAGCCCATTTCGGGGACGACGTGCGTCGTCGAGGCGACCAATCCCTACAAGTACGACAGCGGTCCGTACGCGAACATGATCAGCGCGCAGGCGTCCGTCTGGGACTGCGACCAGGATTATCCGATCATCTATGTGTGCTCGATCGTGGAGAAGAGGTCGGTGAGCAGCACGGGCACCGTCACCTGGACGGCCGTGCCGGGCAGCCGCAGCTGCTGGCCCGAGACGAACACCGACTTCGGCGGGCAGACGGCGGCCCCGACGGCCTACGCCGCGGGTGTCTACCGTCAGCGCGCGCAGGCGGCGATCAAGCTCAACGCGACGACGTGGACTCCGGCGCAGCCGTCGACCTGCACCACGCTGGCCAACAACGTTCCGTGCGCGCTCACCGAGGTGGTGTCCGCTGGCAATACGCTGTGATTCGAGCGGTCCGGCATTGATGCCTGGACGGTCCGGCCCGCGCCTCGAGCGCGGGCCAGACCTGCCCGTGAGGTGCCGGGCTACTTCTTCTTCGCGGCGGCGGGCTTGACGGCGGGAGCCGGCGCCGGGGCCGCCTTCTTCACCGAGGCGGCCACCACCGCGGACGGAGCCTGCTCGGCGGGCGCGAGGACGATCTCGATGCGCCGGTTCAGGCTGCGTCCATCCGCCGTCTGGTTGGAGGCGATGGGCTGGTACTCGCCATAGCCGAGCGCGGAGAGCATCGTGGGCGGAACGCCCTGCTCCTGGAGGAGCTGCACGACCACGAGCGCGCGGGTGGTGGACAGCTCCCAGTTCGAGGCGAACTCACCCTTCGAGTCCACCGGCACGTTGTCCGTGTGGCCCTCGACGCGGATGAGCTTCCCCTCCACGTCCTTGAGCGCCTGTGCCACCTTCTCCAGCGCCGCCTGGCCCTCCTTGTTGAGCTTCGTGCTGCCGGAGGAGAAGAGGATCTTGTCCTTCATCTTCACCACCATGCGGCCCTTGAGCTCGGACAGCTCGATCTTCCCGGCCTTGATCTCATCCTTGAGGCTCTTGGCGAGGTTCTCGTACTCGTTGGACTTCTTCTCGAGCGCCTCCTTGGCCGCGGCGAGCTTCTCGGTGCTCCGGGACAGCTCCTGGTTGAGCGCCGCCAGCTCGTCCACGCGCTTGCGCAGCGCACGGCGCTCCGCGTCACTTTGAGCGAGCGAGGACTCCAGCTCCTCCCTCTCCTTCTCCGCCTCGGAGAGCTTCTGCTCCAGCGCCTTCGCCCGCTCCGCTTCCTCGTTGTACCGCTGTTGGAGGGAGCTCGCCTCCGCCGACTTCGAATCAAACGCCTTCTGAGAGACGCAGCCGACCAACGGAACCAGCAGGAGGACACACCAACGCATACGCATTCGAGGCTCCTTGGGATTGAAAAGCACCCCTATAGCATCCGAGCCCACGCGTTGGAGAGGGAGCATGTTCCCCACCTGAGGAGTCGAGGTGAGGAAACACGATGGTGACATTCAAAAACTACATCCCGGGACAGGTTTCACTTCGGGAGAAGTGTCTTCACGAGCTCCAGGATGGCGCGCGCCACCTCCCGCTTCGTCCCGGACAGCTCGCGTTGCTGGCCATCCCGCGTCAGCACGGACACCCGGTTCGTGTCCACGCCGAAGCCCGCTCCCGGCGCCGTCACGTCGTTGGCCACGATCGCGTCCAGCCCCTTGCGCTCCAGCTTCTCGCGCGCGTACTCCACCACCCGCTGCGTCTCCGCCGCGAACCCCACCAGCACCGGCCGTCGCGCCTTCCCCGACACCCGGCGAGAAGCCTCGGCCAGTACGTCCGGCGTGCGCACCAGCGTCAGCGTCTCCGGCCCCTCCGACTTCTTCACCTTCTGCGCCTCGCGTGTCTGCGGCTTCCAGTCACTCACCGCCGCCGACGCGATGAAGCAGTCCACCTCCGCCACCCTCGCCAGCACCTCGCGCGCCATGTCCTCCGCGCTCACCACGTCCACCACCTCGTAGCCGCTCCGCGCCACCTCCCCCACCGGGCCCAGCACCACCGTCACCCGGGCCCCCAGCGCCCTCGCCTCCTCCGCCAGCGCCAGCCCCATCTTCCCCGTCGACGGGTTGGAGATGAACCGCACTGGATCCAGGTACTCGCGCGTGGGGCCCGCGGTGATCAGCACCCGCCGTCCCGCCAGCGGTCCCGCCGCGAAGAGCCTCGCCGCCGCCTCCACGATGTCCCGCACCTCCGCCAGCCTCCCCGACCCCACGTCCCCGCATGCGAGCAGCCCCGCTCCCGGCCCCACCATGTGGAATCGCGGTGAGGCGATCAGCGCCTCCACGTTCTCCCGCGTCCGCTCGTTCTCCCACATGGCCACGTTCATCGCGGGCGCCACCAGCACCGGCCCCTTGAACGCCAGCAGCGACGTCGTCACCGTGTCGTTCCCCATCCCCGCTCGGATGCGCGCCAGCAGATCCGCCGTCGCTGGCGCCACCACGTAGAGCTCCGCCCAGCGCGCCAGATCCAGGTGCCCGAAGTTCCCCTCCTGCGAGGGGTCGAAGTAGTCCGTCAGCACCGGGTGCCCGCTGAGCGCCTGGAAGGTGAGCGGCGTGACGAACTCCTTCGCCGCCGACGTCATCGCCACGCGCACCTGCGCACCGGCGCGCACCAGCTCGCGCACCAGCTCGCACGCCTTGTACGCCGCGATGCCGCCTCCGACGCCGACGATCACCCGACGCCCCTGCAGAGCCGAAGCTTCCATGCAGGCTTCCTTACGCGCGCGGGGACGGGCTCGCAACCACAGTGGGGGCTCGGGTCGAGTTACCCTCACCCCAGCCCTCTCCCAGAGGGAGAGGGGGCATTCACGGATCCAACACCAGGTCTCCCGAGGCCGGGAGTTGGACCGGGCGTACGACTGGCGGCTCCGCTGACTCCATGTGGA
This window contains:
- a CDS encoding OmpA family protein; the encoded protein is MRMRWCVLLLVPLVGCVSQKAFDSKSAEASSLQQRYNEEAERAKALEQKLSEAEKEREELESSLAQSDAERRALRKRVDELAALNQELSRSTEKLAAAKEALEKKSNEYENLAKSLKDEIKAGKIELSELKGRMVVKMKDKILFSSGSTKLNKEGQAALEKVAQALKDVEGKLIRVEGHTDNVPVDSKGEFASNWELSTTRALVVVQLLQEQGVPPTMLSALGYGEYQPIASNQTADGRSLNRRIEIVLAPAEQAPSAVVAASVKKAAPAPAPAVKPAAAKKK
- the coaBC gene encoding bifunctional phosphopantothenoylcysteine decarboxylase/phosphopantothenate--cysteine ligase CoaBC; this encodes MEASALQGRRVIVGVGGGIAAYKACELVRELVRAGAQVRVAMTSAAKEFVTPLTFQALSGHPVLTDYFDPSQEGNFGHLDLARWAELYVVAPATADLLARIRAGMGNDTVTTSLLAFKGPVLVAPAMNVAMWENERTRENVEALIASPRFHMVGPGAGLLACGDVGSGRLAEVRDIVEAAARLFAAGPLAGRRVLITAGPTREYLDPVRFISNPSTGKMGLALAEEARALGARVTVVLGPVGEVARSGYEVVDVVSAEDMAREVLARVAEVDCFIASAAVSDWKPQTREAQKVKKSEGPETLTLVRTPDVLAEASRRVSGKARRPVLVGFAAETQRVVEYAREKLERKGLDAIVANDVTAPGAGFGVDTNRVSVLTRDGQQRELSGTKREVARAILELVKTLLPK